Proteins from a genomic interval of Colletes latitarsis isolate SP2378_abdomen chromosome 3, iyColLati1, whole genome shotgun sequence:
- the Cyp4g15 gene encoding cytochrome P450 4g15, whose amino-acid sequence MSTTGPEIMSGTVAAASSASGFSATAVFLSLLIPALALYYVYFRISRRHMLELAEKLPGPAGLPMIGNALEFLGSSDTIFQNFYQRSFEFNEVIKVWIGPKLIIFLADPRDAEIILSSNVYIDKSEEYKFFKPWLGNGLLISTGPKWRAHRKLIAPTFHLNVLKSFINLFNANSRAVVEKLRKEGNKEFDCHNYMSELTVEILLETAMGVSKSTQGRSGFEYAMAVMKMCDILHLRHTKIWLRPDWLFNLTRYGKNQIKLLEIIHGLTKRVIQRKKEEYKTGKRNIIDTSAQKADSKTTTVVDGISFGQSVGIKDDLDVDDDVGEKKRQAFLDLLIEAGQEGVVLNDQEVKEQVDTIMFEGHDTTASGSSFFLTMMGCHPEIQEKVIQELDEIFGDSDRPATFQDTLQMKYLERCLLETLRMYPPVPVIARDIKTDLKLVSGDYTIPAGSTVVIATFKLHRQPHIYPNPDVFDPDNFLPEKTANRHYYAFVPFSAGPRSCVGRKYAMLKLKIVLSTILRNFRVRSDIKESDFRLQADIILKRAEGFKVRLEPRNLVAATA is encoded by the exons ATGTCTACAACTGGACCGGAAATAATGTCTGGAACGGTTGCCGCAGCATCATCGGCCTCCGGATTCTCGGCAACTGCAGTCTTCTTATCCCTTCTTATCCCTGCATTGGCACTCTACTATGTCTACTTCAGAATCTCTAGGCGTCACATGCTCGAATTGGCCGAAAAGCTGCCAGGTCCCGCAGGTTTACCCATGATTGGAAACGCTCTTGAATTCCTTGGCAGTTCTGACA CCATCTTCCAAAACTTTTACCAGAGATCTTTCGAATTCAACGAAGTGATCAAGGTATGGATCGGCCCCAAACTGATCATCTTCTTGGCGGACCCACGGGACGCTGAAATCATTCTCTCTAGCAACGTGTACATCGACAAATCTGAGGAGTACAAGTTCTTCAAGCCATGGCTTGGAAACGGTCTTCTCATCTCCACTG GTCCAAAATGGCGTGCTCACCGTAAACTGATCGCCCCGACCTTCCACTTGAACGTGCTGAAAAGCTTCATCAACCTATTCAACGCAAACTCCCGCGCCGTCGTCGAGAAGCTGCGCAAAGAGGGCAACAAGGAATTCGATTGCCATAATTACATGTCTGAACTTACCGTCGAGATTCTTCTGGAGACCGCCATGGGAGTCtccaagtccacccagggtcgTAGCGGATTCGAATACGCTATGGCTGTGATGAA GATGTGTGATATCCTCCACCTCCGTCACACGAAAATATGGCTCAGGCCCGACTGGCTGTTCAACCTGACCAGATACGGCAAGAACCAGATCAAACTGCTCGAAATCATCCACGGATTGACCAAGAGGGTCATCCAACGCAAGAAGGAAGAGTACAAAACCGGCAAACGTAACATTATTGACACCAGCGCACAGAAAGCTGACTCCAAG ACTACCACCGTTGTGGACGGAATTTCCTTCGGCCAATCGGTCGGCATCAAGGACGATCTCGATGTAGACGACGACGTCGGCGAGAAGAAACGTCAGGCTTTCCTGGACCTCCTGATCGAAGCTGGACAGGAAGGTGTGGTCCTCAACGACCAGGAAGTCAAGGAACAAGTGGACACCATCATGTTCGAG GGACACGACACAACGGCATCCGGATCTAGCTTCTTCCTTACGATGATGGGTTGCCACCCAGAAATCCAAGAGAAAGTGATCCAGGAGCTCGATGAGATCTTCGGCGACAGCGACAGGCCAGCCACATTCCAAGACACTTTGCAGATGAAGTACCTGGAGCGTTGTCTCTTGGAAACGCTTCGTATGTACCCACCTGTGCCTGTCATTGCCCGTGACATTAAGACAGACTTGAAACTGG TGTCAGGAGACTACACCATACCAGCCGGCAGCACGGTTGTTATTGCTACGTTCAAGTTGCACAGACAGCCACACATCTACCCGAACCCGGATGTCTTCGACCCGGACAACTTCCTGCCCGAGAAAACCGCCAACCGTCACTATTACGCATTCGTGCCCTTCTCTGCTGGCCCACGATCCTGCGTAGGCCGAAAATACGCGATGCTGAAGTTGAAGATCGTTCTTTCCACGATCCTCAGGAACTTCCGCGTGAGATCCGACATCAAGGAATCCGACTTCAGGCTACAGGCCGACATCATTCTGAAGAGAGCCGAAGGATTCAAGGTCAGGCTCGAGCCCAGGAACCTGGTAGCGGCGACAGCTTAA
- the LOC143340625 gene encoding uncharacterized protein LOC143340625: MPYHEAILLELEEENYQEAARRMKQFLKLDEKIGEQSPVSLMRKKPYLKDRKDLVDRLKSGLIAFEEAGGAGDRVAQATSLLNIALFFQSKTWEWWWIAERLYQSALATAEIIKDDDRRTITFIRYLYGRFLFTEMQKPKEALIYLNEAREVSKKKTWNASKKLGEKQGSIFRECNVLQYKALLILARKERPENPEWAMKACTEALERATDSANDEYVNEALYELGKSYIAMNDIKHALHCFSKLLALARRISDAEGVCNAHTELAFAYKRLNDNAYTEKHLRLFRENAEQFGLFEKLADAHYYTGEHYLSQGSLNLSTGHLENALRLYNKLGLSREADRARSIAGVSTGQERIEDYFELLLRCGERDEHATLKICLWKCHREPFWTDEIHDEKSDTEALYETSEDTVSSSQSFPINN, encoded by the exons ATGCCGTATCACGAGGCGATTCTTCTCGAACTCGAGGAAGAAAATTACCAAGAAGCGGCCCGTCGCATGAAACAGTTTTTAAAACTGGACGAAAAGATTGGCGAACAATCGCCGGTTAGCCTGATGAGGAAGAAACCGTACTTGAAGGATCGAAAGGATCTCGTGGATCGTTTGAAAAGCGGATTGATCGCGTTCGAGGAAGCTGGGGGGGCAG GCGATCGCGTAGCCCAAGCAACGTCACTGTTGAACATCGCTTTGTTTTTCCAGTCAAAAACTTGGGAATGGTGGTGGATAGCAGAGCGTTTGTACCAATCTGCTCTCGCGACTGCTGAAATTATCAAAGATGATGATCGTCGAACGATCACCTTCATACGTTACCTATACGGTCGATTTCTTTTTACCGAAA TGCAGAAACCGAAGGAGGCGCTAATTTATCTGAACGAGGCACGCGAAGTGTCCAAGAAGAAAACGTGGAACGCGTCGAAGAAACTGGGAGAGAAACAGGGTTCCATTTTCAGGGAATGCAACGTTCTTCAGTACAAAGCACTGTTGATTCTCGCGCGAAAGGAACGACCCGAGAACCCAGAGTGGGCCATGAAAGCTTGCACGGAAGCTTTGGAAAGAGCTACGGACT CTGCCAACGACGAGTACGTGAACGAGGCCCTTTACGAGCTCGGAAAAAGTTACATTGCGATGAACGATATCAAACACGCGTTACATTGTTTCTCGAAGTTATTGGCCTTGGCGAGAAGAATTTCGGACGCTGAAGGCGTTTGCAACGCGCACACGGAACTAGCGTTTGCGTACAAG CGATTGAACGACAACGCTTACACGGAGAAACATTTGCGTTTGTTTCGCGAGAACGCTGAACAATTCGGGCTCTTCGAGAAGCTCGCCGATGCACATTATTACACCGGTGAACATTATTTGAGCCAG GGAAGTTTGAACCTTTCTACTGGACATTTAGAAAACGCTCTGCGTTTATACAATAAGCTCGGCTTGTCCCGCGAGGCTGATCGCGCCAGAAGTATTGCGGGAGTATCTACAG GGCAAGAAAGAATCGAAGACTATTTCGAGTTGCTTTTGCGATGCGGCGAGCGCGACGAACACGCGACGCTCAAGATCTGCCTGTGGAAATGCCATAGAGAGCCATTTTGGACTGACGAGATACACG ACGAGAAGTCGGACACGGAGGCTTTGTACGAAACTTCAGAGGACACGGTCTCTTCGTCGCAATCATTCCCTATCAACAATTAA